The proteins below are encoded in one region of Micromonospora pisi:
- the fmt gene encoding methionyl-tRNA formyltransferase, with translation MRLVFAGTPAVALPALDAVAASRHELLAVVTRPDAPAGRGRGLVRSPVGAWADERGIEVLTPARPREPEFLDRLRELAPDCVPVVAYGALVPPVALEIPTHGWVNLHFSLLPAWRGAAPVQHAVLHGDELTGASVFQLEAGLDTGPVFGTVTDEIRPTDTSGDLLTRLAAAGAGLLVAVLDAIEEGTARAEPQPADGVSLAPKLTVDDGQVRWTEPGFAVDRRIRAATPAPGAWTTFRGDRIKLGPVRPIANPPELTPGELLVERNQVLAGTATTAVALGEVRAAGKKPMSAADWARGVRVAPGESFQPAEVTA, from the coding sequence GTGCGTCTGGTCTTCGCCGGTACGCCGGCCGTCGCGCTGCCCGCCCTCGACGCCGTCGCCGCCTCCCGGCACGAACTGCTCGCCGTGGTGACCCGTCCCGACGCCCCCGCCGGTCGTGGCCGGGGCCTGGTCCGGTCGCCGGTCGGCGCCTGGGCCGACGAGCGGGGCATCGAGGTGTTGACCCCGGCCCGCCCCCGTGAGCCCGAGTTCCTCGACCGGCTCCGTGAGCTGGCCCCGGACTGCGTGCCGGTGGTCGCCTACGGTGCGCTGGTGCCGCCGGTGGCACTGGAGATCCCCACCCACGGCTGGGTCAACCTGCACTTCTCGCTCCTGCCCGCCTGGCGGGGCGCCGCTCCGGTCCAGCACGCGGTGCTGCACGGCGACGAGCTGACCGGCGCGAGCGTCTTCCAGCTCGAAGCCGGGCTCGACACCGGCCCGGTCTTCGGCACCGTGACCGACGAGATCCGTCCCACCGACACCTCCGGTGACCTGCTGACCCGGCTCGCCGCCGCCGGTGCCGGGCTGCTCGTGGCGGTCCTCGACGCGATCGAGGAAGGCACCGCGCGGGCCGAGCCGCAGCCGGCCGACGGCGTGTCGCTGGCCCCCAAGCTGACCGTCGACGACGGCCAGGTCCGCTGGACCGAGCCGGGTTTCGCGGTCGACCGGCGGATCCGCGCCGCCACCCCGGCGCCCGGCGCCTGGACCACCTTCCGCGGCGACCGGATCAAACTCGGCCCGGTCCGCCCGATCGCCAACCCACCCGAACTCACACCAGGGGAGCTTCTCGTCGAACGGAACCAGGTACTGGCCGGCACCGCCACCACCGCTGTAGCGCTGGGCGAGGTGCGGGCGGCAGGCAAGAAGCCGATGTCCGCCGCGGACTGGGCGCGCGGCGTCCGGGTCGCACCGGGTGAGAGCTTCCAGCCCGCCGAGGTGACCGCATGA
- a CDS encoding RsmB/NOP family class I SAM-dependent RNA methyltransferase, which produces MSAPLENRDRTERPDENGPDRSAGDRAARPDERGRNRTDDRGRDTRPGRDRFAGPARGRPAQPPADLARQAAYEAVAAVHRDDAYANLVLPGLLRDMRLHGRDAAFATELTYGTLRVRGTLDAILAAAAGRDVARIDPQPRDALRIGAYQLLYTRVPAHAAVSATVDLVRSVAPGATGFTNAVMREISGKDLDTWVTELAPSYESDPVGHLAVAYSHPEWIVRSFAESLGGDLAETRRLLIEDNERPPVHLCARPGRADPVELAEAVGGAPGAFSPYAVYLGGGAPGDLPAVTEGRAHVQDEGSQLVATALAAAPVEGTDSRWLDLCAGPGGKAGLLGSLAAQRGATLTAVEVAEHRARLVSQAVRGLPVTVLTMDGRTAGNDPDLPAGGFDRVLVDAPCTGLGSLRRRPESRWRRQPSDLPPLTRLQRELLTAALRAVRPGGVVAYVTCSPHVVETHVTVTEAARRSGVPVDFVDARPLLPAGMPGLGDGPTVQLWPHRHGTDAMFLAVLRRSGE; this is translated from the coding sequence ATGAGCGCCCCGCTGGAGAACCGCGACCGGACCGAGCGCCCGGACGAGAACGGCCCCGACCGTTCCGCTGGCGATCGGGCGGCCCGCCCGGACGAGCGCGGCCGGAACCGTACCGACGACCGGGGGCGGGACACCCGGCCGGGCCGGGACCGGTTCGCCGGCCCCGCACGTGGCCGACCCGCCCAGCCACCGGCCGACCTCGCCCGCCAGGCGGCGTACGAGGCGGTGGCGGCGGTGCACCGCGACGACGCGTACGCCAACCTGGTGCTGCCGGGCCTCCTGCGGGACATGCGGCTGCACGGCCGCGACGCCGCCTTCGCCACCGAACTGACCTACGGCACCCTGCGGGTCCGGGGCACCCTGGACGCGATCCTCGCCGCGGCGGCGGGGCGCGACGTGGCGCGGATCGACCCGCAGCCGCGTGACGCGTTGCGGATCGGCGCCTACCAGCTGCTCTACACCCGGGTGCCGGCGCACGCCGCGGTCTCCGCAACGGTCGACCTGGTCCGTTCGGTGGCGCCCGGGGCGACCGGGTTCACCAACGCGGTCATGCGGGAGATCTCCGGCAAGGACCTCGACACCTGGGTCACCGAGCTGGCCCCGTCGTACGAGTCCGACCCGGTCGGGCACCTGGCGGTCGCGTACAGCCACCCGGAGTGGATCGTCCGGTCCTTCGCCGAGTCCCTCGGCGGCGATCTGGCCGAGACCCGCCGGCTGCTGATCGAGGACAACGAGCGTCCGCCGGTGCACCTCTGCGCCCGGCCCGGCCGCGCCGATCCGGTCGAGCTGGCCGAAGCGGTGGGCGGGGCGCCCGGCGCCTTCTCGCCGTACGCGGTCTACCTCGGCGGCGGCGCCCCGGGCGACCTGCCCGCGGTGACCGAGGGCCGGGCACACGTGCAGGACGAGGGTTCGCAGCTCGTCGCGACGGCGCTCGCCGCGGCCCCGGTCGAGGGGACCGACAGCCGGTGGCTGGACCTTTGCGCCGGCCCCGGCGGCAAGGCGGGCCTGCTCGGCTCCCTGGCCGCACAGCGGGGCGCGACCCTGACCGCGGTGGAGGTGGCCGAGCACCGCGCCCGGCTGGTCTCGCAGGCGGTCCGTGGCCTGCCGGTCACCGTGCTCACCATGGACGGGCGGACCGCCGGCAACGATCCCGACCTGCCGGCGGGTGGCTTCGACCGGGTTCTGGTCGACGCGCCCTGCACCGGGCTCGGCTCGTTGCGGCGGCGTCCGGAGTCACGTTGGCGTCGCCAGCCCTCCGACCTGCCACCGCTGACCCGGCTCCAGCGGGAACTGCTCACCGCCGCGCTGCGGGCGGTCCGCCCCGGCGGGGTGGTGGCCTACGTGACCTGCTCGCCGCATGTGGTGGAGACGCACGTGACGGTCACCGAGGCGGCCCGGCGCTCCGGCGTACCGGTCGATTTTGTCGACGCCCGGCCGCTGCTGCCGGCGGGCATGCCCGGCCTCGGCGACGGTCCGACCGTGCAGCTCTGGCCGCACCGGCACGGCACCGACGCGATGTTCCTGGCGGTACTGCGCCGCAGCGGCGAGTAG